The Zestosphaera sp. genome includes a window with the following:
- a CDS encoding DUF3536 domain-containing protein yields MRRYVVIHAHFYQPSRENPWLSRVTQEASARPYHDWNEKVMEECYRPNALIPIVDKDGYVVDAVNNYSWLSFDVGPTLLTWLRENALDVYEAVVEADHVSRGRFSGHGSAIAQVYNHMIMPLAKRELKYLATYWGVEAFREAFGRSPEGMWLPETAVDDETLDVLAELSIKFTILAPHQASMVRTRSGEWADVSGGRINVRMPYLYRTSSGRAITLFFYDARLSHGVAFGDLLCNGDTLAESIAKAFSEEGKRELVVIATDGETYGHHKRHGHLALAYALRTLTEQGIARVTNFSEFLELSPPEHEVRIFEGSSWSCSHGVERWRNDCGCRVDTSRAWSQEWRKHLREAIDWLNSVLVSTYFNKGSELFKDPWRALLNYVSVAGKPERLLVEYLKDVCKTSLSDNAKVESLKLLEMMRHALLMQSSDGWFFDDISNIETVQIMKHAARAMELAKEFTGIDLENTFLRYVRKARSNVPELVNGENIYRELVKNASIDHYDICILHAVLSLVGLPLGKDGRRIFGYTVSDLMSLPITSGMFDAVLGKAVVTSSTTLEPIECAYYAHMADDHTILGASGPSRRVDLGSLNHEVLEHVKVQDSKGLRGVLSLHFTKVEDVLMIDLLAGMKNVSHRTRLLNYITELLTLQTSKELSELLNTMLHDPIRLYGVLSLSKEMRVKMSDILSRLDEKLSEQLISLARKQFNLSDLTRIALSILIVKELAKDLEGLRGLWRTRASLCVLIKERGTEVRSMCREGIEGMCVGMRMLEDLGSILNLRCG; encoded by the coding sequence ATGAGAAGATATGTGGTGATTCACGCGCACTTCTACCAACCATCTCGAGAGAATCCCTGGCTCTCAAGAGTGACTCAGGAGGCGAGTGCCCGCCCTTACCATGATTGGAACGAGAAGGTCATGGAGGAGTGCTACAGACCTAACGCGTTGATACCTATAGTGGATAAAGATGGATATGTAGTCGACGCTGTCAACAACTACTCTTGGTTGAGTTTTGATGTCGGCCCTACCTTATTGACGTGGCTTCGGGAGAACGCACTTGACGTCTACGAAGCCGTTGTGGAAGCGGACCACGTGAGCAGGGGAAGGTTCTCAGGCCATGGCTCTGCAATAGCCCAGGTCTACAATCACATGATAATGCCTCTTGCTAAGAGGGAGCTTAAGTACCTAGCTACCTACTGGGGTGTGGAAGCGTTTAGAGAAGCCTTTGGAAGATCTCCTGAGGGTATGTGGTTGCCTGAGACGGCGGTCGACGATGAAACTCTTGACGTCCTAGCAGAGTTGAGTATTAAATTCACGATTCTAGCACCTCATCAAGCCAGCATGGTGAGAACCCGGAGTGGTGAATGGGCGGATGTGAGTGGCGGGAGGATTAACGTCAGGATGCCTTACCTTTATAGAACCTCCTCAGGCAGGGCAATCACCCTCTTCTTCTACGACGCTCGACTTTCACATGGCGTGGCGTTCGGAGACTTGTTGTGTAACGGCGACACACTAGCTGAGAGCATAGCTAAGGCTTTCAGCGAAGAAGGTAAAAGAGAGTTAGTCGTCATAGCTACCGATGGGGAGACCTACGGACACCATAAAAGGCACGGGCATCTAGCGCTCGCATATGCCTTAAGAACTCTCACCGAGCAGGGAATCGCCAGAGTTACTAATTTCAGTGAGTTCTTGGAACTCAGTCCACCTGAGCATGAGGTTAGGATATTTGAGGGATCCTCATGGAGTTGCTCTCACGGGGTCGAGAGGTGGAGGAACGATTGCGGATGTAGGGTAGATACAAGCAGGGCATGGAGTCAGGAATGGAGGAAGCATCTTAGAGAAGCCATCGACTGGTTGAATAGCGTCTTGGTGAGCACATACTTTAATAAGGGGTCAGAGCTGTTTAAAGACCCATGGAGGGCTCTCCTAAACTACGTGAGCGTAGCGGGTAAGCCTGAGAGATTGCTTGTAGAGTATCTGAAAGATGTCTGCAAGACATCCCTCAGTGATAATGCTAAGGTCGAATCCCTCAAGTTATTGGAAATGATGAGACATGCGCTCCTCATGCAGTCCAGCGACGGTTGGTTCTTTGATGATATATCGAACATAGAGACTGTCCAGATAATGAAGCATGCTGCCAGAGCCATGGAGCTTGCGAAGGAGTTTACTGGGATTGATCTGGAGAATACCTTCCTAAGGTACGTTAGGAAGGCAAGGAGCAACGTGCCTGAACTGGTCAACGGGGAAAACATCTACAGAGAGTTAGTGAAGAATGCGAGCATCGATCACTACGACATATGTATACTTCACGCTGTACTTAGTCTAGTAGGTCTTCCTCTAGGAAAGGATGGGAGAAGAATCTTCGGCTATACAGTCAGCGACTTGATGAGTTTACCGATTACGTCAGGCATGTTTGACGCGGTGTTGGGGAAAGCTGTAGTCACTTCCTCAACTACCCTCGAACCCATTGAATGTGCCTACTACGCGCACATGGCAGATGATCACACAATACTGGGGGCCTCAGGCCCTTCCAGAAGGGTGGACCTGGGATCCTTAAATCACGAGGTTCTTGAGCATGTCAAGGTGCAGGATTCAAAGGGCCTCAGGGGGGTTCTATCTCTTCACTTCACTAAAGTGGAGGACGTGCTTATGATCGATCTCCTGGCTGGGATGAAGAACGTCTCTCATAGAACGCGCCTCCTCAACTACATAACGGAACTTCTCACGCTCCAGACCTCAAAAGAGCTCAGCGAATTACTTAACACTATGTTACACGACCCTATTAGGCTCTATGGTGTGCTGTCCCTAAGCAAGGAGATGCGCGTGAAGATGTCCGACATCTTGAGCAGGCTTGATGAGAAGCTCTCTGAGCAACTAATTAGTCTGGCCAGAAAGCAATTCAACTTGAGTGACTTAACAAGGATTGCGTTAAGCATCTTAATAGTTAAGGAGTTGGCGAAGGATTTGGAGGGCCTTAGAGGTTTATGGAGGACGAGAGCCTCCTTATGCGTGCTGATCAAGGAGCGTGGGACTGAGGTTAGGAGTATGTGTAGAGAAGGTATTGAGGGCATGTGCGTTGGCATGCGGATGCTTGAAGATCTGGGTAGTATCCTTAACCTGAGGTGTGGCTAG
- a CDS encoding dolichol kinase, whose protein sequence is MNTGIYLNVLTPINLTAELLYACILFIYVLMVVYGTKYTYNLMTKKGLQHNVAVYFNRKIIHILAGGLVALLVPFLFTSPTIPFVLALVLALVTWLPHKTGRLMPWFQVRENMYEVNFCVAWGTILLLSWLVFSTPVYGLIPVLFMSFGDAATGVVRNLIYRRRTKSWWGNFAMFLVCLPIGYYFIGLWGIPVAALSSFIEHYEFNPIDDNILISITSFLSLMILSYTGLISV, encoded by the coding sequence ATGAACACAGGCATATACCTGAACGTGCTAACCCCCATCAACTTAACGGCGGAGTTGCTGTATGCTTGCATCCTCTTCATATATGTGTTGATGGTAGTCTATGGCACTAAGTACACATACAACCTCATGACTAAGAAGGGGCTTCAACATAATGTCGCGGTTTATTTCAACAGGAAGATAATTCACATCCTGGCGGGAGGTCTCGTGGCGCTCCTGGTCCCGTTCCTCTTCACCTCACCAACCATACCCTTCGTACTGGCTCTAGTTCTAGCTCTAGTCACCTGGCTACCGCACAAGACCGGTAGATTGATGCCGTGGTTTCAGGTGAGGGAGAACATGTATGAGGTCAACTTCTGCGTAGCTTGGGGGACCATCCTGCTGTTATCTTGGCTAGTCTTCTCAACGCCTGTCTACGGCCTGATCCCCGTTCTCTTTATGTCTTTTGGTGATGCCGCGACAGGGGTGGTCAGAAACCTCATCTACAGGAGAAGAACTAAATCCTGGTGGGGCAACTTCGCCATGTTCCTAGTCTGCCTCCCAATAGGCTACTACTTCATAGGCCTGTGGGGAATTCCCGTAGCAGCCCTCTCGTCGTTCATAGAGCACTACGAATTCAACCCAATAGATGACAACATACTGATTAGCATAACATCCTTCCTGTCATTGATGATACTTTCGTACACAGGTTTGATAAGCGTGTGA